The Candidatus Rokuibacteriota bacterium genomic sequence CGAGAGCTGCGCGCCCTCGTCCTTGAGCGTGAAGTAGGCGTGGCCCGAGCCGGGCGTGCGCAGGTTCGAGATCTCCCCCTCGACCCACACGCCCGGAAATGTCTCCTCGAGCGCCGCCTTGAGCCGCACCGTCAGCTCAGAGACCGTAAAAACCCGCCGCTCACCCTCGCTCACAGCCCCCTCACCTCTGGCCCCCTCACCTCTGGCCCCCTCACCCTACCCTCTCCCCGCTGGGGAGAGGGTTTCATTCGAATAGGCCTTCCCGGACCCCTCTCCCCTTTGGGGAGAGGGTAGGGTGAGGGGGGAGATCCCTTGACGCCAAGCGCCTCAACGATGCGGTGAAGTACGCCCTCCGTATTCGTCAAGGCCTCGTTGTCCCAGAAGCGAAGGACCACGTACCCTTGGGAC encodes the following:
- a CDS encoding endonuclease domain-containing protein gives rise to the protein QHPIGPFISDFCCTEAKLVIELDGGRHALRLRDDQVRTEYIESQGYVVLRFWDNEALTNTEGVLHRIVEALGVKGSPPSPYPLPKGERGPGRPIRMKPSPQRGEGRVRGPEVRGPEVRGL